In a single window of the Nilaparvata lugens isolate BPH chromosome 1, ASM1435652v1, whole genome shotgun sequence genome:
- the LOC111052642 gene encoding post-GPI attachment to proteins factor 3 has protein sequence MWYVVDSFAAKGWPPPQFHGKWPFVRWLGLQEPASVIFSLMNLAVHLVMLHQFRSRVRPGGPMYKLWYFYFVVCANAWIWSAIFHSRDLPFTECMDYLSAFCMVFYSLYGMLMRMLIGAPFMISLLLTLVFLSFLLNHAAYLILDQLDYHYNMTANIVIGFISAACSAMWCILNWKRHSHSRNLAVCLTWGILTTLLEISDFPPIAWTFDAHALWHLSTTPVPYFFWSFVIEDCKYLRKTYMKER, from the exons ATGTGGTATGTAGTCGACAGCTTTGCTGCTAAAGGATGGCCTCCTCCGCAATTCCATGGAAAG TGGCCGTTTGTGCGATGGCTTGGCCTCCAAGAGCCGGCTTCTGTGATATTTTCGCTGATGAATCTCGCCGTTCACCTCGTGATGCTGCACCAATTCCGTAGTCGAGTGCGACCTGGGGGACCAATGTACAAATTGTGGTATTTCTATTTTGTT GTGTGTGCTAATGCATGGATTTGGTCAGCAATTTTCCATAGTCGAGACTTGCCATTCACAGAATGCATGGACTACTTATCGGCTTTCTGTATGGTGTTCTATTCTTTGTATGGTATGTTAATGAG GATGCTGATTGGTGCACCATTCATGATATCATTGCTTCTGACGTTGGTCTTCTTATCCTTCCTTCTCAATCACGCTGCATATCTCATTTTGGATCAGTTGGATTATCATTACAATATGACTGCCAACATTGTGATAG GTTTTATATCTGCCGCCTGCTCAGCTATGTGGTGCATTTTGAATTGGAAGAGACACTCACATAGTCGCAATCTAGCTGTGTGCCTGACATGGGGCATTCTCACCACACTTCTTGAGATATCCGACTTCCCACCTATAGCGTGGACATTTGATGCTCATGCGCTCTGGCATTTATCTACCACTCCAGTTCCATACTTTTTCTGGAG TTTTGTAATAGAAGACTGCAAGTACCTGCGGAAGACTTACATGAAGGAGAGGTGA